The genomic window AGTCGGGCCGCAGCGTGAGGGCCCGGTCAAAGTCCTGGATGGCGGCCCGGTAGCTCTTGCTGCTGTACTTGGCCACGCCGCTGTTGTAGAGCTTTTCGGCCTGCTGGGCCGGGGGGAGGGTGGAAGCCCGCACGGTATCTACCTGGGCCTGAGCCGCCACTGCCGACAGGCTTAAACCAAGGGCAAGTAGTAAGATTTTCTGCATAACCGGAGTATGGGGTAAGCTGACTCGTTAAATGTACTTTTATTTGGCCTAACGCGGCAAGCAATGCTGTTCTTTTCTTGGGAATAGCACTTTGGCGTTACGCAACTTAACTCGGCAGTATCGGTTACGACGCAATACCCGGCTGGGCCCGCACCATGTCCTCCCACTCCTGGGCCAGCGGCGCGGCGTAGGCCGGGCGGGCGGCGCGGCGGTACCAGTAAGCGGCGTTGCCCGGGTCGCCTTCCTGCCGGTGCAGGTAGGCGTGCAGCCAGTTGTGCAGTGGGTCGGTATCGTTGGCCTGTGCCAGGTTGTGGGCCAGATTCCACTCCTGGCGGCCGGCGTGCCAGAGCCCGCGCAGCACGGCCGAAACGCCGGCCGGGGGCTGGGCACCCGCCAGGCTGGCAACGAAGAATTCGTAGGTCATGGGGCGAATATATTGAACAGGAAATACACCTGGCGTTGTTGGGAAGCTAACCATTCGGGCCGCCGCCGGTTTATGCAAGCGCGGCGCCCGGAGTTTGCGTATTTTTGCTGAGCCTCCGGGCCTTCCTGTTGCTTTTTCATTCTCACTTTCAGCCCATTCTTTACCAATGGCAACGTATCCTGAATACATGGTAGCTCCCATCCGCCAAGACCTCACGTCGGCCGGCTTCGAGCAACTGATGACCCCCGAAGAAGTTGATTCGGTTCTGAACACCCAAAGCGGCACGGTGCTGCTGGCCGTCAACTCGGTGTGCGGCTGCGCCGCCGCCAAAGCCCGCCCGGCCCTGAAAATGGCCGTGTCGAGCTCCGAGAAGAAGCCCGCCAAGCTCGTGACGGTATTCGCCGGCATGGAAACCGAAGCCGTAGCCAAGGCCCGGGAGCACATGCTGCCCTACCCGCCCTCCTCGCCCAGCATTGCCCTCTTCAAGGACGGCGAGCTGGTGCACGTCATCGAGCGGCACCACATCGAAGGCAACGACCTGATGCGCATCGTCGACAACCTGCAGGGTGCCTTCGAGGAGTACTGCTAGGTTTCAGTTGTTCGTTGTTCGTTGTCAGTTGTTCGTTTCCTTAGCGCACTGATAGGTACAGCTACTA from Hymenobacter chitinivorans DSM 11115 includes these protein-coding regions:
- a CDS encoding BrxA/BrxB family bacilliredoxin gives rise to the protein MATYPEYMVAPIRQDLTSAGFEQLMTPEEVDSVLNTQSGTVLLAVNSVCGCAAAKARPALKMAVSSSEKKPAKLVTVFAGMETEAVAKAREHMLPYPPSSPSIALFKDGELVHVIERHHIEGNDLMRIVDNLQGAFEEYC